A section of the Methanoregula formicica SMSP genome encodes:
- a CDS encoding winged helix-turn-helix transcriptional regulator encodes MSPGAGHSATGLIGRISYDEVPPRVEYHPTVHGRELREVLGPMMKWARQHNQLYMNYRKPGSGRAPDL; translated from the coding sequence ATGTCTCCTGGCGCCGGTCATTCCGCCACCGGGCTGATCGGGCGCATTTCCTATGACGAAGTCCCGCCGCGAGTAGAGTACCATCCTACAGTACATGGGAGGGAACTCCGCGAGGTGCTCGGTCCCATGATGAAATGGGCAAGGCAGCACAACCAGCTCTACATGAACTACCGGAAACCCGGATCCGGCAGGGCACCGGACCTGTGA
- a CDS encoding ABC transporter permease: MNGIVAYMKRDFLKWGRGRVAVVSSLVMPAAWLVFVGLALPVQFTGNYLDFIVPGILVMTMLTAGLSGGALLMFDKILGFLNKFLALPAPRSNILIGKILFITGRGLVQATIILVIALLIGASLLDPVQYGITYLVLFLFGVLISGFATTIALYLEDHDSYAAFNTMISMPLFFTSSALMPYSVMPPWLRTIAHLNPLSYAIDAVREVTAGGFPAGAILLLLVLDAAFLAICLRVFRKVTI; the protein is encoded by the coding sequence ATGAACGGTATTGTCGCCTACATGAAACGGGATTTCCTGAAGTGGGGCCGCGGCAGGGTGGCTGTGGTCTCCTCGCTCGTCATGCCGGCGGCATGGCTGGTCTTTGTCGGGCTTGCCCTGCCGGTGCAGTTCACCGGCAACTATCTTGATTTCATCGTGCCGGGCATCCTGGTCATGACCATGCTCACAGCCGGCCTCTCCGGGGGAGCACTCCTGATGTTCGATAAGATCCTCGGCTTCCTCAACAAGTTTTTGGCCCTGCCGGCTCCCCGGAGCAACATCCTTATCGGGAAGATCCTCTTCATCACCGGCCGCGGGCTGGTCCAGGCAACCATCATCCTGGTCATCGCGCTCCTGATCGGGGCGAGCCTGCTTGACCCGGTACAGTACGGCATCACGTATCTCGTGCTCTTCCTCTTCGGGGTCCTGATCTCCGGTTTTGCAACAACGATCGCGCTCTATCTCGAAGACCATGACTCCTATGCTGCATTCAACACCATGATCTCGATGCCGCTCTTCTTCACGTCGAGCGCCCTGATGCCGTACAGCGTCATGCCCCCATGGCTCCGTACCATCGCGCACCTCAACCCGCTCAGTTATGCGATCGATGCAGTACGGGAGGTGACTGCCGGGGGCTTCCCGGCAGGAGCGATCCTCCTTCTCCTTGTATTGGATGCTGCGTTCCTGGCAATCTGCCTGCGCGTTTTCCGCAAGGTTACCATCTGA
- a CDS encoding UPF0254 family protein yields MIRIATAECFTHGLVGKEIHALSRGYPLDFGWRPDPALPCVSLVAALFIPTLSGVHHILGIRPVPPFEVIDDIKVYDQQGDEMMALKMAEAVREITQADIGIGTTAGIGKGGIAVVTTEIKLLTTSGIDADLRSSPAGRILERQAHGVKKTLHTLECLLMNRIPPECGEDFLRLD; encoded by the coding sequence ATGATCCGCATTGCCACGGCCGAATGTTTCACCCATGGGCTGGTCGGGAAAGAGATCCATGCGCTCTCCCGGGGTTATCCGCTGGATTTTGGGTGGCGTCCCGATCCCGCGCTCCCCTGCGTCTCGCTGGTTGCAGCACTCTTCATTCCCACCCTCTCCGGTGTCCACCATATCCTCGGCATCAGGCCGGTGCCGCCATTCGAGGTCATCGATGATATCAAGGTGTACGACCAGCAGGGCGACGAGATGATGGCGCTGAAGATGGCGGAGGCGGTCCGGGAGATAACGCAGGCCGATATCGGCATCGGCACGACAGCCGGCATCGGGAAAGGGGGAATCGCCGTTGTCACGACGGAGATCAAACTGCTGACAACCTCCGGGATCGATGCCGATCTCCGATCATCGCCTGCCGGACGCATTCTCGAACGGCAGGCACATGGCGTTAAGAAAACCCTCCATACTCTGGAATGCCTGCTGATGAACCGGATTCCCCCTGAGTGCGGGGAGGATTTTCTCCGGCTTGATTAA
- a CDS encoding ribbon-helix-helix protein, CopG family, translating to MVERKERLPITMITEDDLCRIGVSLPNNLLGQFDEILKYRQYTSRSEGIRDAIRIYTINNQWISDSTGLRKGVITIVYNFRTANLSEFISDIRNQYRDAIQTIFMRQVSEERRVEIMVVRGTSTELRELADSLAEKKGIESVRITTVSLS from the coding sequence ATGGTGGAGAGAAAAGAGAGACTACCTATAACCATGATAACCGAAGACGATCTCTGCCGTATTGGAGTATCCCTCCCCAATAACCTGCTCGGGCAATTCGATGAAATCCTGAAATACCGACAATACACATCCCGTTCCGAAGGCATACGCGATGCTATCCGGATCTATACCATCAACAACCAGTGGATTTCCGATTCAACGGGCCTCCGTAAAGGTGTCATTACAATCGTCTACAATTTCAGGACCGCGAATCTTTCTGAGTTCATTTCCGATATCCGGAATCAGTACAGGGACGCAATCCAGACAATCTTCATGCGACAGGTATCGGAAGAACGCCGGGTAGAGATCATGGTTGTCAGGGGAACAAGTACGGAACTTCGTGAACTGGCCGATTCACTGGCGGAAAAGAAGGGGATTGAGTCCGTCCGGATCACAACGGTATCGTTGTCATAG
- a CDS encoding DUF3236 domain-containing protein codes for MEDLIRGAYHESLAGARKGDTDAELEAIRHYIRGARTIIVPNRNTVKISVINTVLAEFGLPRAVHLHCDTNCCDISRMPALTKALMALDISGCDLVIARGRLGMPGSGSMLVILDNRGRILTAGLSPSHSIHKKPVELAVHDEMVMALERIGLTSQLERQDP; via the coding sequence ATGGAGGATCTGATACGGGGAGCATACCATGAATCCCTGGCAGGCGCCCGCAAAGGCGATACCGATGCTGAACTGGAAGCAATCCGCCATTATATCCGCGGCGCAAGGACCATCATCGTTCCTAATCGTAACACCGTCAAGATATCCGTTATCAATACCGTCCTTGCCGAATTCGGGCTGCCCCGTGCCGTTCACCTGCACTGTGACACCAACTGCTGCGATATAAGCCGGATGCCGGCACTGACGAAAGCGCTTATGGCGCTTGATATATCGGGGTGCGACCTGGTCATTGCCCGGGGACGATTAGGCATGCCCGGATCGGGATCGATGCTTGTAATCCTCGACAACCGGGGCCGGATACTGACGGCGGGACTCTCGCCATCCCACAGTATCCATAAAAAACCCGTGGAACTGGCCGTCCATGATGAGATGGTGATGGCGCTGGAGCGTATCGGGCTCACCAGTCAGTTGGAGAGGCAGGATCCGTAA
- a CDS encoding DUF1188 domain-containing protein, whose translation MARSSLPEYGITHAVRTCTSRVMLAHVMNSVISTKARAVAAWLADRGREPRNALIIGTYLTGAGIANRLIGKCPVTVLDVHPHLNCLLHPGVSFTTSLEEVTGRTWDFVMDTSGIGGISPEDIHRLPRCRTFVTEDPASDGSDTMIRQVRQCWERAGSIRADEKGILHTSGLAAKTSGTMTLSMGVLRHAMAAAHRQEGVLYCTAPMEFSERILFGDRDPARFFESLERPALTVSSLTDVDCDALVWGTLERLKSYVAGVRGGDMLEGNDIVQKCGGNHPLGSVVGGRSGWFYRPGRR comes from the coding sequence ATGGCAAGATCTTCTCTGCCGGAATACGGTATCACCCATGCGGTGCGTACCTGCACCTCCCGCGTAATGCTGGCCCATGTGATGAACTCCGTCATATCGACCAAGGCCCGGGCAGTGGCCGCCTGGCTGGCCGATCGCGGACGGGAACCCCGCAATGCTCTCATCATCGGAACGTATCTTACCGGCGCGGGAATTGCAAACAGGCTTATCGGAAAATGCCCGGTAACCGTCCTTGATGTCCATCCTCACCTGAACTGCCTGCTCCACCCGGGAGTATCGTTCACTACCTCTCTTGAAGAAGTAACGGGCCGGACCTGGGATTTTGTCATGGATACCAGCGGGATTGGGGGTATATCCCCGGAGGATATCCATCGTCTTCCCCGTTGCAGGACATTCGTGACAGAGGACCCGGCATCCGACGGGAGCGATACGATGATCCGCCAGGTACGGCAGTGCTGGGAGAGAGCCGGGAGTATACGGGCTGATGAGAAGGGCATCCTGCATACCAGCGGTCTGGCTGCGAAAACGTCCGGGACAATGACTCTCTCGATGGGCGTGCTACGGCATGCCATGGCCGCCGCGCATCGGCAGGAGGGGGTCCTTTACTGTACCGCACCGATGGAATTCTCCGAACGGATCCTTTTTGGGGACCGGGACCCTGCACGTTTTTTCGAGAGCCTGGAACGCCCTGCGCTTACCGTTTCCTCGCTGACAGATGTGGATTGCGATGCCCTTGTCTGGGGAACCCTTGAACGGCTGAAGTCATATGTTGCCGGTGTCCGGGGAGGTGATATGCTTGAAGGCAACGACATTGTTCAGAAATGTGGAGGAAATCATCCCCTTGGATCTGTCGTTGGCGGGAGATCGGGTTGGTTTTATCGGCCCGGGAGACGCTGA
- a CDS encoding ThiF family adenylyltransferase has translation MDLAEMEKRKAPWGDVTLIGLGRLGLRTALNLMQAHRGGPSRITAIDEQTISPDDLIFRSLGGIVGEYKVSFLEKLAGRGFGRDIQGIPLYISEENLDLIRGDVVCIEIAGGDTLPVTVQIIRHAQKNGIATISTMGVFGVGDVPVRVLEIDEADIKNPIVDYLRQNGVKNHRLVGTGKLIRDWEPVIPPVLDRVSLAMASEILKMLHEKRS, from the coding sequence ATGGATCTGGCAGAGATGGAGAAGAGGAAGGCGCCATGGGGTGACGTTACCCTGATCGGGCTTGGCAGGCTTGGTCTGAGGACTGCCCTGAACCTGATGCAGGCGCACCGGGGAGGCCCGTCCCGCATCACGGCAATAGACGAACAGACAATATCGCCGGACGACCTGATCTTCCGGTCCCTCGGTGGCATCGTGGGGGAGTATAAGGTCAGTTTTCTTGAAAAACTGGCCGGTCGCGGGTTTGGCAGGGATATCCAGGGAATTCCCCTCTATATCTCAGAAGAAAACCTGGACCTGATTCGCGGCGATGTGGTATGTATCGAGATCGCCGGGGGCGATACCCTGCCGGTGACCGTACAGATTATCAGGCACGCCCAAAAGAACGGCATCGCGACAATCAGTACCATGGGGGTTTTCGGTGTCGGGGATGTGCCAGTACGGGTCTTGGAGATCGATGAAGCAGATATCAAAAATCCTATTGTTGATTACCTCAGGCAGAATGGAGTGAAGAATCACCGGCTTGTCGGCACCGGCAAGCTGATCCGGGACTGGGAGCCGGTCATCCCACCGGTCCTGGACCGTGTATCGCTTGCCATGGCATCAGAAATCTTAAAAATGCTTCACGAAAAGAGATCATGA
- a CDS encoding DUF4198 domain-containing protein, whose product MINGHEIWLEVAQRADRGLDIEILYGDCMRTDGSIDMSRIVSRVFDPDGLEIIPEMKSVDTRHFLELKAVKDGYYTSFADLNPVLISISQTAGCKLGPRRCYDDIVYAGAFRQMAKIIIPFGNTGGAPPGHLHGILDIIPRSAHLVAGREIALSLVYEGNPVSGVCVEAVSKEQGRIAARGKTGADGIVCLPVSGPGTWMFLARHRDRAKSMADEFDETVFVTTLVMGTVPV is encoded by the coding sequence ATGATTAATGGACACGAAATATGGCTGGAGGTTGCACAGCGCGCTGATCGCGGCTTGGATATCGAGATACTCTACGGGGACTGCATGCGTACAGACGGCAGTATCGACATGTCCCGGATCGTGTCCCGGGTATTTGATCCGGATGGATTGGAGATTATACCGGAAATGAAGAGCGTCGATACGCGCCATTTCCTGGAACTGAAGGCAGTCAAAGACGGGTATTATACATCGTTTGCCGATCTCAATCCGGTGCTTATATCCATTTCCCAGACTGCCGGTTGCAAACTCGGGCCCCGGAGGTGTTATGATGATATCGTGTATGCCGGAGCGTTTCGCCAGATGGCAAAAATCATCATTCCTTTCGGCAATACCGGGGGCGCCCCTCCCGGGCACCTTCATGGAATCCTCGACATTATTCCCCGGTCCGCACATCTGGTTGCCGGAAGGGAGATTGCCCTTTCCCTGGTGTACGAGGGAAATCCGGTTTCCGGTGTCTGCGTGGAAGCCGTTTCAAAAGAGCAGGGCCGTATCGCTGCACGGGGGAAAACGGGTGCAGACGGGATTGTTTGTCTCCCGGTTTCCGGCCCGGGTACCTGGATGTTCCTCGCCCGCCATCGGGACCGTGCAAAATCGATGGCAGATGAATTCGATGAAACGGTCTTTGTCACGACCCTGGTTATGGGGACTGTTCCTGTATGA
- the frhD gene encoding coenzyme F420-reducing hydrogenase, FrhD protein, producing the protein MKGDTDNREFLLYTETVIAGCGNPLFGDDGFGPAVAEALQRFYFPENIRIIDAGTSGPAMIFDILDPAATKHLIVIDCADFGAQPGTIRVFNLSYPVPAGIRDAQPGGIIAALSDLAPHIKITIIGCQPRENTWPELKIDLSDEVARAIPMATRTVLELLDMDTGCPLCCILQKTAIGLTGDN; encoded by the coding sequence ATGAAAGGGGATACCGATAACAGGGAATTTCTTCTGTATACTGAGACAGTCATCGCAGGATGCGGCAACCCGCTTTTTGGCGATGACGGGTTCGGGCCTGCTGTTGCCGAAGCCTTGCAGAGATTTTACTTCCCGGAGAACATCAGGATAATCGATGCCGGGACCAGCGGGCCGGCAATGATCTTCGATATCCTCGATCCGGCTGCCACAAAACACCTTATCGTCATCGATTGCGCCGATTTTGGTGCACAACCCGGGACAATCCGTGTTTTCAACCTGTCATATCCCGTTCCTGCCGGTATCCGTGATGCGCAGCCGGGGGGGATAATCGCAGCTCTGAGCGATCTTGCTCCGCATATCAAAATCACGATTATCGGGTGCCAGCCACGGGAGAATACCTGGCCTGAATTGAAAATTGACCTTTCCGATGAGGTTGCCCGGGCGATCCCCATGGCAACCAGAACAGTCCTGGAGCTTCTGGACATGGACACCGGCTGCCCGCTCTGTTGCATCCTCCAAAAAACCGCTATCGGGCTCACCGGAGACAACTGA
- the nikR gene encoding nickel-responsive transcriptional regulator NikR — MTMDDDLSRIGISLPKNLLEKFDEILNYRGYSSRSEGIRDAIRTYITYYKWMSDVKGEREGVITMVYDHEQRNLLQTIMEIEHDYHDIIKASLHSHVTQQRCLEVILVHGDGTKLKALAEKLMAHKGVESVKLTTIAIEE; from the coding sequence ATGACCATGGACGACGACCTCTCGCGGATCGGCATCTCGCTGCCGAAGAACCTGCTCGAAAAGTTCGATGAGATCCTGAACTACCGCGGCTACTCCTCACGTTCGGAAGGCATACGCGATGCAATCCGGACGTATATTACGTATTACAAGTGGATGAGCGATGTCAAGGGTGAGCGGGAGGGAGTCATCACGATGGTTTACGACCACGAGCAGAGAAACCTCCTGCAGACCATTATGGAAATCGAGCACGATTACCACGATATCATCAAGGCCTCACTTCACTCCCATGTTACACAACAGCGCTGCCTTGAAGTGATCCTTGTCCATGGCGACGGGACCAAACTCAAGGCCCTTGCCGAGAAGCTGATGGCACACAAGGGCGTCGAGTCCGTGAAGCTCACAACCATCGCGATCGAAGAATAG
- a CDS encoding daunorubicin resistance protein DrrA family ABC transporter ATP-binding protein, with the protein MNAIETEGLTRYYGDLCAVDNLNLSVDNEIFALLGPNGSGKTTTVLMLTTLLAPTKGRASVCGYDVRREGEKVRRALSYVPQDMAVDIKLTGRENVRFFADLYGVPHAADRVDEALAVMELTDRADDLIRTYSGGMRRRLELAQALVHEPSVLFLDEPTIGLDVAARKRIWEHIRSLRRKGMTVFVTTHYMDEADQFCDRVGIISQGRIAALGTPAELKTRLMKDVITARVEGPFTPPELEGTAFVGRNGDEVSFTAANGRLALPLLADALKNNGCVVRSMALREPTLDDVFLQAVGRQEEPQGFAFDKFRIMLRRRK; encoded by the coding sequence ATGAACGCGATCGAGACCGAAGGCCTGACCAGGTATTACGGGGATCTCTGCGCCGTGGACAACCTGAACCTCTCGGTAGATAACGAGATCTTCGCCCTGCTTGGCCCCAACGGTTCCGGCAAGACGACAACAGTGCTGATGCTGACAACGCTGCTCGCCCCGACGAAAGGCAGGGCGAGCGTCTGTGGGTACGATGTCCGGCGCGAGGGGGAAAAGGTGCGGCGTGCACTCAGCTACGTGCCGCAGGACATGGCGGTGGACATCAAGCTGACCGGCCGGGAGAACGTCCGGTTCTTCGCAGACCTGTACGGTGTGCCCCATGCCGCGGACCGGGTAGACGAGGCACTGGCCGTGATGGAACTGACCGACCGGGCCGACGACCTCATACGGACCTACTCCGGGGGAATGCGCCGGCGGCTCGAGCTTGCGCAGGCCCTTGTCCACGAACCGTCCGTCCTCTTCCTCGATGAGCCGACCATCGGGCTCGATGTAGCGGCCCGGAAACGGATCTGGGAACACATCCGCTCGCTCCGCAGGAAGGGCATGACGGTCTTTGTCACCACCCACTACATGGACGAGGCGGACCAGTTCTGCGACCGCGTCGGGATCATCAGCCAGGGCAGGATCGCGGCGCTCGGGACGCCTGCCGAACTGAAAACGCGGCTGATGAAGGACGTGATAACGGCCAGGGTCGAGGGCCCGTTTACCCCGCCGGAACTGGAGGGGACTGCCTTTGTCGGCAGGAATGGCGACGAGGTATCGTTCACTGCCGCGAACGGGAGACTGGCGCTTCCCCTCCTTGCCGATGCGCTGAAGAACAATGGGTGCGTTGTCCGGTCCATGGCGCTCCGGGAACCGACCCTCGACGACGTCTTCCTGCAGGCCGTGGGCCGGCAGGAGGAGCCGCAGGGATTCGCGTTCGACAAGTTCCGGATCATGCTCAGGAGGAGGAAATGA
- a CDS encoding Nif3-like dinuclear metal center hexameric protein: MDLSLAGDRVGFIGPGDADGLAVRHILISLDYPLEKDLGGTDLGEYDLLILHHPPVCEPEIPTYVIHSNWDVLEGGACDALADCLDIAVDGVMDPATGIGRTGTIRGGPVPLSRFTWEVMGKLRTDDIRIVNYRHDCRIGSVGLVSGFGLSPDLISLAKECGVDLFLSGDLTHKGAVLAQNLGIVLLDATHQATELPGLFRLAEVISRAGRVTVRLAESSRPWRSAALKHNF, encoded by the coding sequence TTGGATCTGTCGTTGGCGGGAGATCGGGTTGGTTTTATCGGCCCGGGAGACGCTGACGGCCTGGCAGTCCGACACATCCTCATCTCTCTTGATTATCCCCTGGAAAAGGATCTTGGCGGGACAGATCTGGGGGAGTATGATCTCCTTATCCTGCACCATCCTCCGGTATGCGAACCCGAGATCCCTACCTACGTCATTCATTCCAACTGGGATGTGCTGGAGGGAGGTGCGTGCGACGCACTGGCGGATTGCCTCGATATCGCGGTCGACGGTGTCATGGATCCCGCGACCGGGATTGGGAGAACCGGTACAATCCGGGGCGGACCGGTGCCCCTCTCCCGGTTCACGTGGGAGGTCATGGGTAAACTCCGGACGGATGATATCAGGATTGTCAATTACCGGCATGACTGCAGGATCGGGTCGGTCGGCCTTGTTTCAGGATTCGGGTTATCACCCGATCTCATTTCCCTTGCAAAGGAGTGCGGCGTCGATCTTTTCCTTTCGGGGGATCTCACTCATAAGGGAGCGGTACTGGCACAGAATCTTGGCATCGTACTGCTGGATGCCACCCACCAGGCGACCGAACTCCCCGGGCTTTTCCGCCTGGCTGAGGTGATCTCCCGTGCCGGCCGGGTTACGGTACGGCTGGCCGAATCATCCCGTCCATGGAGGTCCGCGGCCCTGAAACATAATTTTTAA
- a CDS encoding flavodoxin family protein: protein MSPGNNEKPAICALLGSPRRQGNTALLLSRAVAGAREAGCTVTTVIVPSLEFSPCREIYFCRDNDRCKLQDGITGLYPLFASLDSLIIATPVMTMGVPGALKSFMDRFQVFYCAKYLRNSPLVAPEKRKYRNTLFISIAGMNLPDNFDGVRQSALAFCDIIDCPLTDEILVRDMDGKKDLNRFPEILDEAYRKGRMLGEHVVAAVKK from the coding sequence ATGTCACCCGGAAATAACGAAAAGCCAGCAATCTGCGCCCTCCTCGGCAGCCCGCGCCGGCAGGGAAACACGGCCCTGCTTCTCAGCCGCGCTGTGGCCGGGGCGCGGGAGGCGGGATGCACTGTTACGACAGTCATTGTGCCGTCACTCGAATTTTCGCCATGCCGCGAGATCTACTTCTGCCGCGACAATGACAGGTGCAAATTGCAGGACGGCATCACCGGCCTCTATCCGCTCTTCGCCTCACTCGACAGTCTCATCATCGCTACACCGGTCATGACCATGGGAGTCCCCGGCGCCCTCAAATCATTCATGGATCGCTTTCAGGTCTTTTATTGTGCAAAATACCTGCGGAACTCCCCGCTTGTCGCACCGGAAAAACGGAAATACCGGAATACTCTCTTCATCTCCATTGCAGGAATGAACCTCCCGGATAACTTCGATGGGGTAAGGCAGTCAGCTCTGGCATTCTGCGATATCATCGACTGTCCCCTCACTGACGAAATCCTGGTGCGGGACATGGATGGGAAAAAAGACCTGAACAGGTTCCCTGAAATTCTCGATGAGGCATACCGGAAAGGCAGGATGCTGGGGGAACATGTAGTTGCAGCGGTAAAAAAATAA
- the hmdB gene encoding 5,10-methenyltetrahydromethanopterin hydrogenase cofactor biosynthesis protein HmdB produces MIKKIIKKIRGGERPDTHEILALFHITRDEDLASLSRAAFLIKKEHGKTIKLTSTVHLTNQCQVTPKCHYCGFAAGTSPSGYFHPFFKTDDEIREAVMNIGRSGIPRVSCSGAHGYGGRQAVNAARIVKENSSLELLINVGSDLTKESVASLARYGTDTVCCNLETVNRSIFHAIKPGETLDRRINACRMISDNGIELSSGLLIGIGESCEDRVRHLDYLSAFDTLGEIPIMGFNPYAGTPMENHPPCSLKEQIKTIAITRILYPEIRITVPTPTIGPENLKYPLLAGADNVATVIPDQYPLPIKGVGSPAFGTLAGVLKVIRDLGLDPQITRQEIRHDAGLPTLS; encoded by the coding sequence ATGATTAAGAAAATTATTAAAAAAATCCGGGGGGGAGAACGGCCGGATACCCATGAGATACTAGCGCTCTTCCATATCACGCGCGACGAAGATCTCGCCAGCCTGAGCAGGGCTGCATTCCTGATTAAGAAGGAGCATGGAAAGACCATCAAGCTGACCTCGACAGTCCATCTCACCAACCAGTGCCAGGTTACCCCAAAATGCCATTACTGCGGTTTTGCCGCAGGGACCTCTCCTTCCGGTTATTTCCACCCGTTTTTCAAGACCGATGATGAGATCCGGGAAGCAGTAATGAATATCGGGAGGTCGGGCATACCCCGGGTAAGCTGCTCCGGTGCACATGGATATGGGGGCAGGCAGGCCGTGAATGCCGCCCGGATCGTCAAGGAAAATTCTTCGCTTGAACTTCTGATCAACGTGGGTTCCGATCTTACGAAGGAGTCCGTTGCATCTCTTGCACGCTATGGGACAGACACGGTCTGCTGCAACCTGGAGACGGTAAACCGTTCCATTTTCCATGCAATAAAACCCGGTGAGACCCTGGACCGGCGTATAAATGCCTGCCGGATGATCTCGGACAACGGGATCGAGCTCTCCTCTGGTCTGTTGATTGGTATCGGTGAATCCTGCGAAGACCGGGTACGGCACCTGGACTATCTCTCCGCTTTCGATACTCTCGGGGAGATCCCCATCATGGGGTTCAATCCCTATGCCGGCACACCCATGGAGAATCATCCCCCGTGTTCCCTGAAGGAGCAGATCAAGACGATTGCCATCACAAGGATCCTCTACCCGGAGATACGGATCACCGTTCCGACCCCTACGATAGGCCCGGAGAACCTGAAGTACCCGCTCCTTGCCGGGGCAGACAATGTGGCAACAGTGATTCCGGATCAATACCCCCTCCCTATCAAAGGTGTGGGGTCGCCGGCCTTTGGAACCCTGGCCGGGGTGCTGAAGGTAATCCGGGATCTCGGCCTGGATCCCCAGATAACCCGGCAGGAAATCCGGCACGACGCCGGTCTGCCTACCCTGAGCTGA
- a CDS encoding DUF5658 family protein yields MPAGIMVPGLHYPVPVCQALEEDAARRILELVLILASLFLLDIVTTEIILLMGGIELNPFMVAVVAHPVIHLALKGAILAVIVIVALVAEMRVQGSGVFFYCLLITMYIFVVVNNVFVILPQVLA; encoded by the coding sequence ATGCCAGCAGGAATCATGGTACCCGGGCTCCACTATCCTGTCCCTGTTTGCCAGGCGCTGGAGGAGGACGCGGCACGCCGCATTCTTGAGCTCGTCCTCATTCTTGCCTCATTGTTCCTGCTCGATATCGTGACAACGGAGATCATCCTCCTGATGGGTGGCATCGAGCTCAACCCGTTCATGGTCGCCGTGGTTGCGCATCCCGTGATCCACCTGGCGCTCAAGGGTGCAATCCTGGCAGTGATAGTTATCGTTGCACTGGTTGCAGAGATGCGGGTGCAGGGCTCGGGCGTGTTCTTTTACTGCCTGCTTATCACGATGTACATCTTCGTTGTCGTGAACAACGTGTTTGTGATCCTGCCGCAGGTACTGGCGTGA